The Brassica napus cultivar Da-Ae chromosome C7, Da-Ae, whole genome shotgun sequence genomic interval TTATTCAGTAAAAGGCATCTTCAATCATTTCTTCGTGATGCATTAAAATGCACCATATCATCTATCTGTCCATATATTCAAGTATTATTATCCAAATAATGCAAACCAGGTGTTTTTCCTGCACCACactaagaaattttttaaattattaaattaatttaagtctaacttattataattattaaattaattgtaataaataaaaagaaaaatgtataGGTTAAATATTTAATCGTATGTCCATGATTTTGTGGTCAAGTTTTGGACCAATACAACAAGATATGGATTTATACACCTGCCTATACGTTCAAATTTTATCACGCGAAACTAAGTGGCATTACCTAAACATCTACATGGACATAAAACCATGTTTTCAGTTCATTTGCATACCAAAAAGATATATCCGTAATCTGTACCTCTTCTTAAAATTAATATGAACTCTTTTTTATAAATCTGAGATATCTCTTgatcaattaaaaaatatttaaccgtACGGACTTCCACCTAGTTTTAATTcttccatttttatatttttttttgtcacataaTCATTTCATTAAGTTTTAGTGTAAAAGTTCTCTATATAtaagtttttgataaaaaaaataaataaaaataaataaataaataaataaataaatataaatatatatatatatataaaagctcATACATGCATGCAATGTATTATATATGGCGTATTAGCTCATTTGATTATTTTCGGTAGGACAAAGATTCCCACTCAGAATGTTTTACTAATCTTATATTGTAcaatttctctctctcctctaccATAAAGCAGATGTGATCCGACAAGCACACAAAGAAGTTCCTCATTCAAAAAAGATTTCTCAGCCATCAAAATTTCCTTTCTCTTCATCCAACGAAAATaaccttttttcttctttgaaaTCTTGCTAGAATTAaactaagaaaagaaaataccaGGTTTGTTTCTGCTTATCTGAGGAAGTTCATCAATGGATACGGCTCAGTGGCCACAGGTATACACaaacatatacatattatatatgtatatataaccaTACCCTTATAACTCTGGTATTATAGATTGGATCATTTGATTCATATTAGGCTCAGTACCTGACATTAACTTAGAGTTTAAAGGTTTTGGATCttctttttatgtttctcttttcttttctacaTATTAAATATACGTTTTTTTTCACTTTACCCTTTGTCAGTttgcttttttcttttcatgtttttgGTTAAAGCCTTTCTCAAATTTCCCAATCATTTATATCTTGATGAAAAACTATTTATTCGTTCATAATGAAACACATATGTTAATTATGcctttacatatataatatgctTCTGTGCTAGTGGTTGGaagagttgattttttttttgtgattttgatgaTCAGGAGATTGTAGTGAAGCCCTTGGAAGAAATAGTAACAAACACATGCCCAAAGCCGCAACCGTCCCAGCCGCAGCAGCCAACACCCGATGGGGCGGCGGGTGGAGTGGAAAGGAAGGCAAGGCCAGAAAAGGACCAAGCTATAAACTGTCCAAGATGTAACTCAACCAATACAAAGTTTTGTTACTATAACAATTATAGCTTGACGCAGCCAAGATTCTTCTGCAAAGGTTGTAGACGGTATTGGACTGAAGGCGGTTCGCTTAGGAATATCCCTGTTGGTGGTGGCTCAAGAAAGAACAAGAGATCTCACTCTTCTTCAATTTCTTCATCTGATATTGGTAACAATCACTCGGTTTCTACACAACCAGCTACAAAGAAGCATCGCTCTGATCAACATCACCACCACCTCATGAGCATGTCTCAACAAGGGTTGACCGGTCAAAACCCTAAATTCCTTGAGACCACTCAACAAGATCTCAATTTAGGTTTTCCACCACATGGGTTGATCAGGACCAACTTCACTGACCTTATCCACAACATTGGGAACAACAACAAGAGCACCAACAGTCTATTGCTTAGTTCTTCATGTTCTGCGACGTCAGATATGGCAACTTCCCCTCTGGATTTCATAAGAAACAACAATAGTAATAATGGGAATTCTTCATTCATGGGTTTTCCAGTTCATAATCAAGATCCAACATCAGGAGGGTTTTCGATGCAAGATCATTACAAGCCTTGTAACTCAAACACCACACTGCTAGGGTTTTCATTGGATCATCATCGTAATAATGATTTCCCCGGAGGATTTCAAGGAGGAGAGGGTGGTGATGATGTGAATGGAAGGCCCTTGTTTCCTTTTGAGGATTTGAAATTGCcagtttcttcttcatcagcAACAAGTAATGTCGACATTAATGATCATCAGAAGCGAGCAAGTGGTGGTGATGCAGCTGCTACTTCTGGTGGGTATTGGACTGGGATGTTGAGTGGTGGTGGATCTTGGTGTTAATTTTTCTTAGTTTGATGATGAAGCTAGTATCATTAAtgctatttatttaattaattaatatcttaATTTCACTTTGAACATTCGTATTGGTggttttttcttcctttttgttaattttgggTTAATTTGGATTTAAGGATGTTATTGGAAGCGCATGCATATATTGAATgactttaatttgtttttagtttcATTATGGCTCGCTAACACAATTTATAAATGATACATTGGTTGGTCTTCTGATGTTCCTTCTCTAGTTGATTCTACGTTGTCAAGTCTTTGTCTACTAATAAATTCAGACGTTATAAACAAATGTGTGCGAAATGTTTTTGTGTTTATAGTGTGTATTGTGTAACTAATTATCTGCAGCAGCAGCATagtatgttttgtttgttttggtcaCGAAACGCATGGatgatattaaattattaagtaACAGAAccg includes:
- the LOC106348949 gene encoding dof zinc finger protein DOF4.6, with the protein product MDTAQWPQEIVVKPLEEIVTNTCPKPQPSQPQQPTPDGAAGGVERKARPEKDQAINCPRCNSTNTKFCYYNNYSLTQPRFFCKGCRRYWTEGGSLRNIPVGGGSRKNKRSHSSSISSSDIGNNHSVSTQPATKKHRSDQHHHHLMSMSQQGLTGQNPKFLETTQQDLNLGFPPHGLIRTNFTDLIHNIGNNNKSTNSLLLSSSCSATSDMATSPLDFIRNNNSNNGNSSFMGFPVHNQDPTSGGFSMQDHYKPCNSNTTLLGFSLDHHRNNDFPGGFQGGEGGDDVNGRPLFPFEDLKLPVSSSSATSNVDINDHQKRASGGDAAATSGGYWTGMLSGGGSWC